In Eubalaena glacialis isolate mEubGla1 chromosome 3, mEubGla1.1.hap2.+ XY, whole genome shotgun sequence, the following are encoded in one genomic region:
- the LOC133088865 gene encoding pre-mRNA-splicing factor SYF2 — MAAATVAEKVPVDGAEEQQPPAAAEELAAQKREQRLRKFRELHLKRNEARKLNHQEVVEEDKRLKLPANWEAKKARLEWELQEEEKKKECAARGEDYEKVKLLEISAEDAERWERKKRRKNPDLGFSDYAAAQLRQYHRLTKQIKPDMETYERLREKHEEEFYPTSNSLLHGTHVPSTEEIDRMVVDLEKQIEKRDKYSRRRPYNDDADIDYINERNAKFNKKAERFYGKYTAEIKQNLERGTAV, encoded by the exons ATGGCGGCTGCGACTGTAGCAGAGAAG GTGCCGGTAGACGGCGCGGAGGAACAACAGCCCCCTGCGGCGGCCGAGGAGCTGGCCGCCCAGAAGCGCGAACAGAGACTGCGCAAATTCCGGGAGCTGCACCTGAAGCGG AATGAAGCTCGTAAATTAAATCACCAGGAAGTTGTTGAAGAAGATAAAAGACTTAAGTTACCTGCAAATTGGGAAGCCAAAAAAGCTCGTTTGGAATGGGAActacaagaagaagaaaagaaaaag gaaTGTGCAGCAAGAGGGGAAGACTACGAGAAAGTGAAGTTGCTAGAGATCAGTGCAGAAGATGCAGAAAGAtgggagaggaaaaagaggaggaaaaatccCGACCTGGGATTTTCAG attatgCTGCTGCCCAGCTTCGCCAGTACCATCGGCTGACCAAACAGATCAAACCGGACATGGAAACATATGAGAGACTGAGAGAAAAGCA TGAAGAAGAGTTTTACCCAACATCCAACAGTCTTCTTCATGGGACACATGTGCCTTCCACAGAGGAAATTGATAGGATGGTCGTAGACCTGGAAAAACA AATTGAAAAACGAGACAAATATAGTCGGAGACGTCCCTATAATGATGATGCAGATATTGACTACATTAACGAAAGGAATGCCAAATTCAACAAGAAGGCAGAAAGATTCTATGGGAAATATACAGCTGAAATTAAACAGAATTTGGAAAGAGGAACAGCTGTCTAA